The Primulina huaijiensis isolate GDHJ02 chromosome 12, ASM1229523v2, whole genome shotgun sequence genome has a window encoding:
- the LOC140989268 gene encoding peamaclein-like, protein MEKMKVATLVLVLVLVSSLLETTFVQGGSPFCDSKCAVRCSKAHLHHRCLKYCGICCDKCNCVPSGTYGHMDECPCYRDLKNSRGGHKCP, encoded by the coding sequence ATGGAGAAAATGAAGGTGGCAACTCTCGTTCTCGTCCTTGTTCTCGTCTCTTCCTTGCTCGAAACAACATTTGTGCAGGGTGGATCGCCTTTTTGTGATTCAAAATGCGCGGTTAGGTGCTCAAAGGCGCATTTACATCACCGGTGTCTCAAATATTGTGGAATTTGTTGCGATAAGTGTAATTGTGTGCCGTCGGGGACTTATGGGCACATGGATGAGTGCCCTTGTTACAGGGACTTGAAGAACTCCAGGGGTGGACATAAGTGCCCTTGA
- the LOC140989237 gene encoding DIS3-like exonuclease 2 isoform X1 — protein sequence MGGVIVESSRVATHTEDFVDEGGFKDGNKKKKRRSRRSKTNYSLSASSSVSEILVDESTLPRGISSSQQASSGNQILLADDNFVCSSIPTLHLNEETVNGNIQNQPVISHNLDESIISKSVPEGFVNEETDGLVLIPLRVNSHTRPKYFPPYLSADAVSKALEKGELLRALFRVNAHNRVEAYCKVDGVPTDVLISGVVAQNRAFEGDIVAIVVDPPSLWPKMKGSNETLDESQASCSEQSEALMFCRGSSKGKSKLELDFEHVCSVDYLGFSEDGTRYETGSSSAAMADNRYVNGVSDQPSIHDSTKPCYCDDYKLVNICEKLCYLVSLFPSRRPTGRVVAIVAGSSRRDSIVGFLSVKQWFYSRDTKRKDSKKPRHQSNLNQGYILLTPTDSKFTKMTVPVVNLPISIKKRLEVGDLTVENDIVAAKVVDWAEDCYIPEACVIQIFGRGSDVEALIAAILFDNAIVASEFSSETLACLPRLPWELPPKELQSRRDLRNLCTFTIDPDTASDLDDALSVESLSNGDFRVGVHIADVSYFVLPNTSLDIGAQIRSTSVYLLQLKIPMLPQVLSDNLASLKPGVDRFAFSIFWRINSMGEVLDHWIYRTIIRSCCKLSYEHAQEIIEGAFDVQDFSHCRNHWPELYGQFEWCDVTKSVKILNDLANMLKLNRFKGGALSFESPKIVFLFDEEGVPYDTVLLGRKDSNFLVEEFMLLANLTAAEVITRAYPSHAILRRHPEPNSRKLQDFESFCDKHGLALNISSSVDLHRSLEHIKLELKNDPGLFNILMSYAARPMQLAEYFCTGDLRYTDTDWGHYALAVPRYTHFTSPLRRYPDILVHRMLAAIVEAEIIYLEDIRTFEDPIRNEVLSRCFTGLCFDEHEIRSVKAQEALSISASKLKLPCAETLADVAAHCNERKLAARQVKDATNKLYMWLFLKKKEILYSEARVLGLGPRFMSIYISKLAIELRIYYDETEGLSVEWLESTSTLILSHSMRKSSNRKTSPGKCKVLEEVALLINPTDLKLDLDSLGNLGEEHEDSQKNELIGHDIQHKPAVFPLTVNLLSKIPIALHAVGGDDRPINIVARLYISSYFQ from the exons ATGGGTGGTGTTATTGTTGAATCAAGCAGGGTTGCTACTCATACCGAAGATTTTGTGGATGAGGGGGGATTTAAAGATGGTAATAAGAAAAAGAAGCGTCGATCGAGAAGATCCAAGACAAACTACTCGCTTTCTG CTTCTAGTTCTGTAAGTGAGATATTAGTCGATGAGTCAACTTTACCGAGAGGTATCTCATCAAGTCAGCAGGCTTCATCCGGGAACCAAATTCTACTGGCTGATGATAATTTTGTTTGCAGCTCAATTCCCACATTGCATTTGAACGAAGAAACTGTAAATGGGAATATACAGAATCAGCCCGTGATTTCACATAATTTAGACGAATCCATAATTTCCAAATCCGTCCCTGAGGGTTTTGTTAATGAGGAGACCGATGGGCTTGTTTTGATACCCCTTCGTGTCAATTCTCATACTCGGCCAAAGTATTTTCCTCCATATTTATCTGCAGATGCCGTTAGTAAAGCATTGGAG AAAGGTGAATTATTGAGAGCTTTATTTCGTGTCAATGCTCATAACAGAGTTGAG gcCTACTGCAAGGTTGATGGGGTACCAACTGATGTTCTCATCAGTGGAGTGGTGGCTCAGAATAGAGCT TTTGAAGGAGACATTGTAGCTATTGTCGTTGACCCCCCTTCCTTGTGGCCGAAGATGAAAGGTTCAAATGAAACTCTCGATGAGAGTCAAGCAAGTTGTTCAGAGCAAAGTGAAGCCCTTATGTTTTGTCGAGGTAGTTCAAAAGGAAAAAGCAAATTAGAACTGGATTTTGAACATGTGTGTTCTGTTGATTACTTGGGTTTTTCCGAAGATGGTACTCGTTATGAGACTGGTTCTTCATCTGCAGCAATGGCTGATAATAGGTATGTGAATGGAGTGTCGGATCAGCCGTCCATACACGATTCTACCAAACCATGCTATTGTGATGACTACAAACTTGTGAATATTTGTGAGAAGTTGTGCTACTTGGTGAGTTTATTTCCATCAAGGCGGCCCACTGGTAGAGTTGTTGCCATTGTTGCAGGGTCGTCTCGGCGGGACAGTATTGTTGGTTTTTTGAGTGTAAAGCAGTGGTTTTACAGCAGAGATACGAAAAGAAAGGACTCAAAAAAGCCCAGACATCAGTCTAATCTGAATCAAGGATACATTCTGCTGACACCAACCGATTCCAAATTTACCAAAATGACCGTCCCTGTTGTAAATTTACCTATAAGCATTAAGAAACGATTGGAAGTGGGTGATTTAACTGTGGAGAATGACATAGTTGCGGCCAAAGTTGTTGATTGGGCTGAAGACTGTTATATTCCAGAAGCCTGTGTGATACAAATTTTTGGTAGAGGTAGTGATGTAGAAGCACTGATTGCCGCAATTTTATTCGATAATGCAATCGTAGCTTCTGAATTTTCCTCCGAAACGCTTGCCTGTCTTCCACGTCTTCCTTGGGAGCTGCCCCCCAAAGAATTACAAAGTAGAAGAGACTTGAGAAATTTGTGTACTTTCACCATAGATCCAGATACGGCAAGTGATCTTGATGATGCACTATCCGTTGAAAGTTTGTCAAACGGTGATTTTAGGGTGGGGGTCCACATAGCTGATGTTTCGTATTTTGTTCTACCCAACACATCTTTAGACATTGGTGCTCAAATTCGATCAACAAGTGTTTACTTGTTGCAACTTAAAATACCAATGCTTCCCCAAGTGCTTTCAGATAACTTAGCATCCCTGAAACCTGGAGTGGATAGGTTTGCATTCTCTATTTTTTGGCGCATTAATTCTATGGGTGAAGTTCTAGACCACTGGATTTACCGTACAATCATACGGTCTTGTTGCAAGCTCTCTTACGAGCATGCTCAGGAAATCATCGAGGGTGCCTTTGATGTTCAGGATTTTAGTCATTGCAGGAATCATTGGCCTGAATTGTATGGCCAATTTGAATGGTGTGATGTAACTAAATCAGTAAAAATCCTTAATGACCTTGCAAATATGTTGAAATTAAATAGGTTTAAGGGTGGGGCTCTGTCATTTGAAAGCCCAAAAATAGTTTTCTTGTTTGATGAAGAAGGCGTGCCATATGATACTGTGCTCTTGGGGAGAAAGGACTCAAATTTTCTGGTGGAAGAGTTTATGTTGTTGGCCAACTTGACAGCTGCGGAAGTGATAACTAGAGCTTATCCATCTCATGCTATACTTAGAAGGCATCCAGAACCTAACTCACGGAAACTTCAAGATTTTGAATCCTTTTGTGATAAACATGGTTTAGCATTGAATATTTCATCCTCTGTGGACCTTCATCGGTCATTAGAGCATATCAAGCTGGAACTTAAGAACGACCCAGGCTTGTTTAATATTTTGATGTCTTATGCTGCAAGGCCAATGCAGTTAGCTGAGTACTTTTGCACTGGAGATCTGAGGTACACTGATACTGATTGGGGTCACTATGCGCTGGCTGTTCCGCGCTACACTCATTTCACTTCTCCATTGCGTCGATATCCTGATATTTTGGTACACCGTATGCTGGCTGCAATCGTAGAGGCTGAAATTATCTATTTGGAGGATATAAGAACGTTTGAAGACCCAATTAGAAATGAAGTGTTAAGCCGATGCTTTACTGGTTTGTGCTTCGACGAACATGAAATTCGATCGGTTAAAGCTCAAGAAGCTCTATCCATTTCAGCCTCAAAGTTAAAACTTCCTTGTGCTGAAACTCTTGCTGATGTGGCCGCTCATTGCAATGAGAGGAAGCTGGCTGCTAGACAAGTAAAAGATGCAACCAATAAGCTCTATATGTGGTTATTTCTGAAAAAGAAAGAG ATATTATATTCGGAGGCTAGAGTTTTAGGTCTTGGACCAAGGTTCATGTCTATATATATTTCCAAACTAGCG ATTGAACTCCGGATATATTATGATGAAACCGAAGGTCTGTCAGTAGAGTGGCTGGAATCAACCTCAACCTTGATACTGAGTCATTCCATGCGTAAAAGCTCAAACCGAAAAACTAGCCCAGGTAAGTGCAAGGTGCTTGAAGAAGTTGCTTTGCTGATAAATCCAACTGATTTGAAGTTAGACTTGGATTCTCTGGGAAATTTGGGGGAAGAGCATGAAGACTCGCAGAAAAATGAGTTAATTGGTCACGATATCCAACACAAGCCTGCTGTTTTTCCACTCACAGTGAATCTCCTATCAAAAATCCCCATTGCTCTGCATGCTGTGGGTGGGGACGATCGGCCCATCAATATCGTTGCTAGGCTGTATATAAGCTCATACTTTCAGTAA
- the LOC140989237 gene encoding DIS3-like exonuclease 2 isoform X2 → MGGVIVESSRVATHTEDFVDEGGFKDGNKKKKRRSRRSKTNYSLSASSSVSEILVDESTLPRGISSSQQASSGNQILLADDNFVCSSIPTLHLNEETVNGNIQNQPVISHNLDESIISKSVPEGFVNEETDGLVLIPLRVNSHTRPKYFPPYLSADAVSKALEASELLRALFRVNAHNRVEAYCKVDGVPTDVLISGVVAQNRAFEGDIVAIVVDPPSLWPKMKGSNETLDESQASCSEQSEALMFCRGSSKGKSKLELDFEHVCSVDYLGFSEDGTRYETGSSSAAMADNRYVNGVSDQPSIHDSTKPCYCDDYKLVNICEKLCYLVSLFPSRRPTGRVVAIVAGSSRRDSIVGFLSVKQWFYSRDTKRKDSKKPRHQSNLNQGYILLTPTDSKFTKMTVPVVNLPISIKKRLEVGDLTVENDIVAAKVVDWAEDCYIPEACVIQIFGRGSDVEALIAAILFDNAIVASEFSSETLACLPRLPWELPPKELQSRRDLRNLCTFTIDPDTASDLDDALSVESLSNGDFRVGVHIADVSYFVLPNTSLDIGAQIRSTSVYLLQLKIPMLPQVLSDNLASLKPGVDRFAFSIFWRINSMGEVLDHWIYRTIIRSCCKLSYEHAQEIIEGAFDVQDFSHCRNHWPELYGQFEWCDVTKSVKILNDLANMLKLNRFKGGALSFESPKIVFLFDEEGVPYDTVLLGRKDSNFLVEEFMLLANLTAAEVITRAYPSHAILRRHPEPNSRKLQDFESFCDKHGLALNISSSVDLHRSLEHIKLELKNDPGLFNILMSYAARPMQLAEYFCTGDLRYTDTDWGHYALAVPRYTHFTSPLRRYPDILVHRMLAAIVEAEIIYLEDIRTFEDPIRNEVLSRCFTGLCFDEHEIRSVKAQEALSISASKLKLPCAETLADVAAHCNERKLAARQVKDATNKLYMWLFLKKKEILYSEARVLGLGPRFMSIYISKLAIELRIYYDETEGLSVEWLESTSTLILSHSMRKSSNRKTSPGKCKVLEEVALLINPTDLKLDLDSLGNLGEEHEDSQKNELIGHDIQHKPAVFPLTVNLLSKIPIALHAVGGDDRPINIVARLYISSYFQ, encoded by the exons ATGGGTGGTGTTATTGTTGAATCAAGCAGGGTTGCTACTCATACCGAAGATTTTGTGGATGAGGGGGGATTTAAAGATGGTAATAAGAAAAAGAAGCGTCGATCGAGAAGATCCAAGACAAACTACTCGCTTTCTG CTTCTAGTTCTGTAAGTGAGATATTAGTCGATGAGTCAACTTTACCGAGAGGTATCTCATCAAGTCAGCAGGCTTCATCCGGGAACCAAATTCTACTGGCTGATGATAATTTTGTTTGCAGCTCAATTCCCACATTGCATTTGAACGAAGAAACTGTAAATGGGAATATACAGAATCAGCCCGTGATTTCACATAATTTAGACGAATCCATAATTTCCAAATCCGTCCCTGAGGGTTTTGTTAATGAGGAGACCGATGGGCTTGTTTTGATACCCCTTCGTGTCAATTCTCATACTCGGCCAAAGTATTTTCCTCCATATTTATCTGCAGATGCCGTTAGTAAAGCATTGGAGGCAA GTGAATTATTGAGAGCTTTATTTCGTGTCAATGCTCATAACAGAGTTGAG gcCTACTGCAAGGTTGATGGGGTACCAACTGATGTTCTCATCAGTGGAGTGGTGGCTCAGAATAGAGCT TTTGAAGGAGACATTGTAGCTATTGTCGTTGACCCCCCTTCCTTGTGGCCGAAGATGAAAGGTTCAAATGAAACTCTCGATGAGAGTCAAGCAAGTTGTTCAGAGCAAAGTGAAGCCCTTATGTTTTGTCGAGGTAGTTCAAAAGGAAAAAGCAAATTAGAACTGGATTTTGAACATGTGTGTTCTGTTGATTACTTGGGTTTTTCCGAAGATGGTACTCGTTATGAGACTGGTTCTTCATCTGCAGCAATGGCTGATAATAGGTATGTGAATGGAGTGTCGGATCAGCCGTCCATACACGATTCTACCAAACCATGCTATTGTGATGACTACAAACTTGTGAATATTTGTGAGAAGTTGTGCTACTTGGTGAGTTTATTTCCATCAAGGCGGCCCACTGGTAGAGTTGTTGCCATTGTTGCAGGGTCGTCTCGGCGGGACAGTATTGTTGGTTTTTTGAGTGTAAAGCAGTGGTTTTACAGCAGAGATACGAAAAGAAAGGACTCAAAAAAGCCCAGACATCAGTCTAATCTGAATCAAGGATACATTCTGCTGACACCAACCGATTCCAAATTTACCAAAATGACCGTCCCTGTTGTAAATTTACCTATAAGCATTAAGAAACGATTGGAAGTGGGTGATTTAACTGTGGAGAATGACATAGTTGCGGCCAAAGTTGTTGATTGGGCTGAAGACTGTTATATTCCAGAAGCCTGTGTGATACAAATTTTTGGTAGAGGTAGTGATGTAGAAGCACTGATTGCCGCAATTTTATTCGATAATGCAATCGTAGCTTCTGAATTTTCCTCCGAAACGCTTGCCTGTCTTCCACGTCTTCCTTGGGAGCTGCCCCCCAAAGAATTACAAAGTAGAAGAGACTTGAGAAATTTGTGTACTTTCACCATAGATCCAGATACGGCAAGTGATCTTGATGATGCACTATCCGTTGAAAGTTTGTCAAACGGTGATTTTAGGGTGGGGGTCCACATAGCTGATGTTTCGTATTTTGTTCTACCCAACACATCTTTAGACATTGGTGCTCAAATTCGATCAACAAGTGTTTACTTGTTGCAACTTAAAATACCAATGCTTCCCCAAGTGCTTTCAGATAACTTAGCATCCCTGAAACCTGGAGTGGATAGGTTTGCATTCTCTATTTTTTGGCGCATTAATTCTATGGGTGAAGTTCTAGACCACTGGATTTACCGTACAATCATACGGTCTTGTTGCAAGCTCTCTTACGAGCATGCTCAGGAAATCATCGAGGGTGCCTTTGATGTTCAGGATTTTAGTCATTGCAGGAATCATTGGCCTGAATTGTATGGCCAATTTGAATGGTGTGATGTAACTAAATCAGTAAAAATCCTTAATGACCTTGCAAATATGTTGAAATTAAATAGGTTTAAGGGTGGGGCTCTGTCATTTGAAAGCCCAAAAATAGTTTTCTTGTTTGATGAAGAAGGCGTGCCATATGATACTGTGCTCTTGGGGAGAAAGGACTCAAATTTTCTGGTGGAAGAGTTTATGTTGTTGGCCAACTTGACAGCTGCGGAAGTGATAACTAGAGCTTATCCATCTCATGCTATACTTAGAAGGCATCCAGAACCTAACTCACGGAAACTTCAAGATTTTGAATCCTTTTGTGATAAACATGGTTTAGCATTGAATATTTCATCCTCTGTGGACCTTCATCGGTCATTAGAGCATATCAAGCTGGAACTTAAGAACGACCCAGGCTTGTTTAATATTTTGATGTCTTATGCTGCAAGGCCAATGCAGTTAGCTGAGTACTTTTGCACTGGAGATCTGAGGTACACTGATACTGATTGGGGTCACTATGCGCTGGCTGTTCCGCGCTACACTCATTTCACTTCTCCATTGCGTCGATATCCTGATATTTTGGTACACCGTATGCTGGCTGCAATCGTAGAGGCTGAAATTATCTATTTGGAGGATATAAGAACGTTTGAAGACCCAATTAGAAATGAAGTGTTAAGCCGATGCTTTACTGGTTTGTGCTTCGACGAACATGAAATTCGATCGGTTAAAGCTCAAGAAGCTCTATCCATTTCAGCCTCAAAGTTAAAACTTCCTTGTGCTGAAACTCTTGCTGATGTGGCCGCTCATTGCAATGAGAGGAAGCTGGCTGCTAGACAAGTAAAAGATGCAACCAATAAGCTCTATATGTGGTTATTTCTGAAAAAGAAAGAG ATATTATATTCGGAGGCTAGAGTTTTAGGTCTTGGACCAAGGTTCATGTCTATATATATTTCCAAACTAGCG ATTGAACTCCGGATATATTATGATGAAACCGAAGGTCTGTCAGTAGAGTGGCTGGAATCAACCTCAACCTTGATACTGAGTCATTCCATGCGTAAAAGCTCAAACCGAAAAACTAGCCCAGGTAAGTGCAAGGTGCTTGAAGAAGTTGCTTTGCTGATAAATCCAACTGATTTGAAGTTAGACTTGGATTCTCTGGGAAATTTGGGGGAAGAGCATGAAGACTCGCAGAAAAATGAGTTAATTGGTCACGATATCCAACACAAGCCTGCTGTTTTTCCACTCACAGTGAATCTCCTATCAAAAATCCCCATTGCTCTGCATGCTGTGGGTGGGGACGATCGGCCCATCAATATCGTTGCTAGGCTGTATATAAGCTCATACTTTCAGTAA